ACCGCTTTTTATTGTGCCATAATCCACATTAAGCTGTTTTTGGCCATTTATTGGCAATCCAAAGTCCACTCATTTTCATTGCATAACCAAATAAAACACCCACAATTAGCGAGGGAATGGTTTGAATGAGCTCGCCTTGTGCTGCAAAAATGGTACATGCTCCAATAAAAGTGCCGGGAATATAAGCAAGTAAGGCGCTTTTAGCTTGAATGCACATTACGAAGGCAATTACACCCGTTACGGCATAGCCGAAAATAGAAATATCATTAAAAATCTGGCTACCATAAATAATGGCTAATGCCCAAATTACGCCACTCATAATCGTTGCTATTGTGATCGCTAGTCCTTTAACACCTTCTTTAGGATAAGCAAAATAAGCGGTACAACCTAAAAAGCCGGCCCAGCTTAATAAATCAAATTGATTAGCAACAAATGCCCAAATGGCAGAAAGAATGCCTGTTGTCAGCGCAGTAAAATAAAGCGTTCTCACGATAGACTCTTAAATATAAGGGGGATATTTACCCAGTTAACTAAAGGCGAAGTTTAGCATTGTCATTGACTGATTTTCTATATTTAGATCATTAAACATCATAATTTAAATACGTATTTTTTCTCTATGTAAAATCTATTTTTCTTTTAAAAAAATGGAAAGGTAAAGTAAACGATTGCGTTATTTAATCTATGATTAAATAAAAAATAACGAGATACATTATTTGATATTTATTATTAATCGTTTAATTAAAAAATAGTATTAAATAATATAAAAAAGATAAGTAATTTCTCTTACTTTTTGTTTAATCGAACGTATTCAGACTTTACCTGTTACAACCGTTAAATTGAGAATTACACGCTATAGTAGGTAGATTATTAAATATTGGCTAATCTTACAGAGCGTGCTTTCATCCCATCCAATATTTTATTGCTAATTTCAGAAGGAAAATCATTAGGTAGTTGTTGTTTTACACGTTTGATGACATCGTCCATTTCGTTATAAAAATAACGAAGAATATCAGTCATCAATGAAGGATCGAAGCCGACAGCTTCAGCTGTTTGGTAAAAATGGCGAGGAAAAATTTGCTCTATGGCATATTTTTTGCCTCGACTTGCTTGTAATCCCATAGCGAGTTTTGCATCTCGTGGGTTAAG
This portion of the Proteus vulgaris genome encodes:
- a CDS encoding DUF1097 domain-containing protein, which produces MRTLYFTALTTGILSAIWAFVANQFDLLSWAGFLGCTAYFAYPKEGVKGLAITIATIMSGVIWALAIIYGSQIFNDISIFGYAVTGVIAFVMCIQAKSALLAYIPGTFIGACTIFAAQGELIQTIPSLIVGVLFGYAMKMSGLWIANKWPKTA